A window of Spiroplasma syrphidicola EA-1 contains these coding sequences:
- a CDS encoding vitamin B12-dependent ribonucleotide reductase translates to MYAKELIASLNQDIREHFPYLKEIEDSYQMVFDGVSRMVVLDRYAQKDNTLKTLKKNDLVLTVIKDDGWFPTRGIGNIVEVDRINGTCDIKIEEEYVHSIDKDLLINNSNNIIRKNLHMVEKPLEIFYEQIAWRVAKALSNQEENQPPHLESFYNELKDLNIVPAGRVLYGAGSNSDVTFFNCFVMPFIKDSREGISIHRKEVMEIMSHGGGVGTNGSTLRPRGTVAKTVGGRSSGAVSWLNDLSTLTHLVEQGGSRRGAQMIMMADWHPDIIEFIISKMQNPKILRWLKENGNDKLIRDEASRKIKFSPLTSLDRTLYEYAVNKEADINDSAVVREARIKLDEGGTWEVNNPAFLSGANISVTITHKFMQAVENNEDWELQFPDLDNYTKEEKAFYDENWSKIGDINEWKALGYKVKTYYKMKARDLWDLINFCANYSAEPGIFFIDTANDMTNAKAYDMKVVATNPCGEQPLAPYSVCNLAAINLANFVDKTTKEILYDKLRQTVRTCVRMQDNVIDATPYFLEANKKQALGERRVGLGVMGLHDLLIYHGVRYGSVAGNQIVDKIFELMATEAYRASIELAKEKGSFPFLISPERFINTGYMKKMPEDIRQDILKYGIRNSHLLTIAPTGSTGTMVGVSTGLEPYFGFKFYRSGRLGKNIEVNAKIVDEWLKYNPGYSATNLPDIFVAAMDLAPEDHADTQCIIQRWVDSSISKTVNAPRGYSVKDVEKIYTRLYKGGAKGGTVYVDGSRDAQVLSLTTDEQHPALEQLNFDQLGVEVDNRSGQQDDEKLHTVGKMRGINQDRKIGAEVGDVCPICKEGTMIDAGGCVTCNNCNVQLKCGL, encoded by the coding sequence ATGTACGCAAAAGAATTAATAGCAAGTTTAAATCAAGATATTCGTGAACATTTCCCATATCTAAAAGAAATTGAAGATAGTTATCAAATGGTTTTTGATGGAGTTTCAAGAATGGTTGTTTTAGACCGCTATGCTCAAAAAGATAATACTTTAAAAACATTAAAAAAGAATGATTTAGTGTTAACAGTTATTAAAGATGATGGCTGATTCCCAACTCGTGGAATTGGGAACATTGTTGAAGTTGATCGAATTAATGGAACTTGTGATATTAAAATTGAGGAAGAATATGTTCATAGTATCGATAAAGACTTATTAATTAATAATAGTAATAATATAATTCGTAAAAATTTACATATGGTGGAAAAACCATTAGAAATCTTTTATGAACAAATTGCTTGAAGAGTTGCTAAAGCTTTAAGCAACCAAGAGGAAAACCAACCACCACATTTAGAAAGTTTTTACAATGAGTTAAAAGACTTAAATATTGTTCCAGCAGGTCGTGTTTTATATGGAGCTGGAAGTAATAGTGATGTTACATTCTTTAACTGTTTTGTAATGCCCTTTATTAAAGACTCACGGGAAGGAATTTCAATTCACCGAAAAGAAGTAATGGAAATTATGTCACATGGGGGAGGAGTTGGAACAAATGGCTCAACTTTACGACCACGTGGAACTGTTGCTAAAACAGTTGGGGGTCGTTCATCAGGAGCGGTATCATGATTAAATGACTTGTCAACTTTAACACATTTAGTTGAACAAGGAGGGTCACGAAGAGGAGCCCAAATGATTATGATGGCGGACTGACACCCTGATATTATTGAATTTATTATTTCAAAAATGCAAAACCCAAAAATTCTACGTTGATTAAAAGAAAATGGGAATGATAAATTAATTCGGGATGAAGCAAGTCGTAAAATTAAGTTTTCACCATTAACAAGTCTTGATCGCACACTATATGAATATGCTGTTAACAAAGAAGCAGATATTAATGACAGTGCTGTTGTTCGCGAAGCGCGCATTAAATTAGATGAAGGGGGAACATGAGAGGTAAATAACCCAGCCTTTTTATCAGGGGCTAATATCTCTGTAACAATTACCCATAAATTTATGCAAGCAGTTGAAAACAATGAAGATTGAGAATTACAATTCCCTGACTTGGATAATTATACAAAAGAAGAAAAAGCCTTTTATGATGAAAACTGATCAAAAATTGGTGATATCAATGAATGAAAAGCTTTAGGATATAAAGTTAAAACTTACTATAAAATGAAAGCCAGAGATTTATGAGATTTAATTAATTTTTGTGCCAATTATTCAGCAGAGCCAGGAATCTTCTTTATTGACACGGCAAATGATATGACAAATGCGAAAGCATATGATATGAAAGTTGTGGCGACAAATCCTTGTGGGGAACAACCATTAGCACCATACTCAGTATGTAACTTAGCGGCAATTAATTTAGCTAACTTTGTTGATAAAACAACGAAAGAAATTTTATATGATAAACTACGCCAAACAGTTCGTACTTGTGTTAGAATGCAAGATAATGTTATTGATGCAACACCATATTTCCTAGAAGCAAATAAAAAACAAGCTTTAGGAGAACGTCGAGTTGGATTAGGAGTAATGGGATTACATGACTTACTAATTTATCATGGGGTTCGTTATGGTAGTGTGGCAGGTAATCAAATTGTTGATAAAATCTTTGAATTAATGGCAACAGAAGCTTACCGTGCTTCAATCGAATTAGCAAAAGAAAAAGGATCATTCCCATTCTTAATTAGTCCCGAACGTTTCATTAATACTGGATATATGAAAAAAATGCCAGAAGATATTCGTCAAGATATTTTAAAATATGGAATTCGTAATTCACACTTATTAACAATTGCCCCAACTGGTTCAACAGGAACAATGGTTGGAGTATCAACAGGATTAGAACCATACTTTGGCTTTAAATTCTATCGTTCAGGACGATTAGGAAAAAACATTGAAGTAAATGCAAAAATTGTTGATGAATGATTAAAATATAATCCAGGGTATAGTGCAACAAATTTACCAGATATTTTTGTTGCTGCGATGGATTTAGCACCAGAAGACCATGCTGATACACAATGTATTATTCAACGTTGAGTTGATTCATCAATTTCAAAAACTGTTAATGCCCCTCGTGGTTACTCAGTTAAAGATGTTGAAAAAATTTATACTCGTTTATACAAAGGAGGGGCAAAAGGAGGAACTGTTTATGTTGATGGTTCTCGTGATGCCCAAGTCTTATCATTAACAACTGATGAACAACATCCAGCATTAGAACAATTAAACTTTGATCAATTAGGAGTTGAAGTTGATAACCGTAGTGGTCAACAAGATGATGAAAAATTACATACTGTTGGAAAAATGCGTGGAATTAACCAAGACCGTAAAATTGGGGCTGAGGTTGGTGATGTTTGTCCAATTTGTAAAGAAGGAACAATGATTGATGCTGGAGGATGTGTTACATGTAATAACTGTAATGTCCAGTTAAAATGTGGTTTATAA
- a CDS encoding MupG family TIM beta-alpha barrel fold protein, which yields MLGVSIYTTGEMSLTENQAYLKTAQSAGFNYVFCSGHLVESQNETELATLINYAQQLGMYVCLDISKKYFDQAKIMTWKPDAIRLDFGFSLTEVISIIDTLPFDIQINGSDNSLDDIIEIIKLRGSSRLSVSYNFYPKPYTGMDEGTLIYRNRIIKEYGVKTNAFIASQAHPRKPVFQGLPTVEKMRFLEPYVQLQWYKKHDIDTCIIGDLNVSEEELKFLTKINKSDNITIKLDYANLPKAIIAKLQNQRYHLREDSNSYVLRFLESRGLGQNNSLVVPFQNEISGEVKPYTLLIDNENYHRYNGEIYLTKLPIKIDEKTNYLANLEKEGILIELLKPGQPIAFV from the coding sequence ATGTTAGGAGTTTCAATTTATACAACGGGAGAAATGAGTTTGACCGAAAACCAAGCTTATTTAAAAACAGCGCAAAGCGCCGGCTTTAATTATGTTTTTTGTAGTGGCCATTTGGTCGAAAGCCAAAATGAGACTGAATTAGCGACTTTAATTAATTATGCCCAACAATTAGGGATGTATGTTTGTCTTGACATTAGTAAAAAATATTTTGATCAAGCAAAAATTATGACTTGAAAACCAGATGCGATTCGGTTAGACTTTGGTTTTAGTCTTACCGAAGTAATTAGCATAATTGATACTTTACCGTTTGATATTCAAATCAATGGTAGTGATAATAGCTTAGATGATATTATTGAAATTATTAAATTACGAGGAAGTAGTCGTTTATCGGTTTCTTATAACTTTTATCCAAAACCATATACTGGGATGGATGAGGGGACTTTAATTTATCGTAATCGAATTATTAAAGAATATGGTGTTAAAACAAATGCCTTTATTGCTTCTCAAGCCCATCCTCGTAAACCTGTTTTTCAAGGATTACCAACAGTCGAAAAAATGCGCTTTTTAGAGCCATATGTCCAGTTACAATGATATAAAAAGCACGATATTGATACTTGTATTATTGGGGATTTAAATGTTAGTGAAGAAGAATTAAAATTTTTAACAAAAATTAACAAATCGGACAATATTACGATAAAATTAGATTATGCTAATCTGCCAAAAGCGATTATCGCAAAATTACAAAATCAGCGTTATCATTTGCGCGAAGATAGCAATTCTTATGTTTTAAGGTTTTTAGAAAGTCGGGGATTAGGACAAAATAATAGTCTAGTCGTACCATTTCAGAATGAAATTAGCGGCGAAGTTAAACCGTATACATTATTAATTGATAATGAAAATTATCATCGTTATAATGGCGAGATTTATCTCACAAAATTACCAATTAAAATTGATGAAAAAACTAATTACCTTGCAAACCTGGAAAAAGAAGGGATTTTAATTGAATTATTAAAACCTGGCCAACCAATTGCTTTTGTATAA
- the murQ gene encoding N-acetylmuramic acid 6-phosphate etherase, translated as MKKIDLSKIDTEQRNINSMDIDQKSTSEILTIINNEDGKIAEAIKSELPTITTVVDLIFPRFQQNGRVIYIGAGTSGRIGVLDASEMPPTYGVSDQLIIGIMAGGDYAIRNAVEGAEDDETQAVADLKAINLGPLDTVIGIAASGRTPYVLAGLEYAKTVGALAVGMCMTKNSEMSAVADQTIAVVTGPEVVTGSTRMKAGTATKLVCNMISTTLMIKWGKVYQNLMVDLKASNEKLKVRTARIIKEITGADDEKINAALVEANYSCKHAIVMIFCNVNYEESITLLATANNSIAAVLKNQ; from the coding sequence ATGAAAAAAATTGATTTGTCAAAAATTGATACTGAGCAAAGAAATATAAATAGTATGGATATTGACCAAAAAAGTACATCAGAAATTTTAACAATTATTAATAATGAAGATGGGAAAATTGCTGAGGCGATTAAAAGTGAATTGCCAACAATTACAACAGTTGTTGATTTAATTTTTCCCCGTTTTCAACAAAATGGTCGCGTTATTTATATTGGAGCTGGAACATCAGGGCGAATTGGTGTTTTAGATGCTTCTGAAATGCCCCCAACTTATGGTGTTAGTGATCAACTTATTATTGGTATTATGGCTGGGGGAGATTACGCCATTCGTAATGCCGTTGAAGGAGCTGAAGATGATGAAACCCAAGCAGTTGCTGATTTAAAAGCAATTAACTTAGGACCATTAGATACAGTCATTGGAATTGCTGCTTCAGGAAGAACACCATATGTTTTAGCTGGGTTAGAATATGCTAAAACAGTTGGCGCTTTAGCGGTTGGAATGTGTATGACAAAAAACTCAGAAATGAGTGCCGTTGCCGACCAAACAATTGCGGTTGTAACTGGCCCAGAAGTTGTAACTGGAAGTACAAGAATGAAAGCCGGAACAGCCACAAAGTTAGTATGTAATATGATTTCAACAACCTTAATGATTAAATGAGGAAAAGTTTACCAAAATTTAATGGTTGATTTAAAAGCTTCAAATGAGAAGTTAAAAGTACGAACAGCACGGATTATTAAAGAAATCACTGGGGCGGATGATGAAAAAATCAATGCCGCATTAGTGGAAGCAAATTATTCATGTAAGCATGCCATAGTGATGATTTTCTGTAATGTTAATTATGAGGAAAGTATTACCCTACTAGCTACAGCTAATAACAGTATTGCCGCAGTATTAAAAAATCAATAA
- a CDS encoding PTS transporter subunit EIIC, which yields MAKNPKQTAQDLVGVIGPENVVSFTNCLTRLRLNIKPGVNVDLEKLKTVTNVMGILTPSATELQIVLGPGFVGTVTQEFGKLVNAQQTSPVDGAEQSADFVSAADVAKQVKGAIKGKSNWLQNFFTKFSRIFSPMIIGFIGAGILAGIAGIMQSAFGGDITTASAVVQSWFNALNLLLNIWKNAFIIIVGWRTAEVFGGSGVLGAMVASMYSPVFGSELIKLIINTDPNNITFLGIPIHNPASNWLTVGFRPEMNESGQWVFGYASGNILGALLTATASIWLERGVRKFMPGVLDTIGTPTLVLFALLILNIFVLIPVSGYLYMGVAWFFLHLHTNPFGAFVLAAIFLTAVAFGIHQGFVPIYAMMIQQTGVNGLFPILAMAGMAQFGTGIALWLLADKGSLLRRQIQGSLIPAFFGIGEPMIYGVTLPRVRPFITSSIGAGFAGFFIGAMSMWGNITFGLNAMFGPSGILAAFMMTTDSGNIVLAVILYLIACGISIAGGLLVTLFGYSRIVKIGGKDMKELYKKNGKYKLWQQILWTTAFCTVVGIFVYWTVSYYQLPKAERLKIAKTKVE from the coding sequence ATGGCAAAAAATCCAAAACAAACCGCACAAGATCTTGTCGGTGTAATTGGGCCTGAGAATGTTGTTTCATTTACAAATTGTTTAACAAGACTACGCTTAAACATCAAACCTGGCGTTAACGTAGATTTAGAAAAATTAAAAACAGTAACAAATGTAATGGGAATTTTAACACCCTCAGCAACTGAATTACAAATCGTTTTAGGACCTGGTTTTGTTGGAACAGTTACCCAAGAATTTGGGAAATTAGTTAATGCACAACAAACTAGTCCAGTTGATGGTGCTGAACAAAGCGCCGACTTTGTCAGTGCTGCTGACGTCGCAAAACAAGTAAAAGGAGCAATAAAAGGAAAATCAAATTGATTACAAAACTTCTTTACGAAGTTTTCACGAATTTTCTCACCAATGATTATTGGTTTCATTGGAGCAGGGATTCTAGCTGGGATTGCTGGAATTATGCAATCAGCTTTTGGTGGCGATATTACAACCGCTTCAGCAGTTGTTCAGTCATGATTTAACGCTTTAAACTTGTTATTAAATATTTGAAAAAATGCCTTCATTATTATTGTTGGTTGAAGAACAGCCGAAGTATTTGGAGGTAGTGGAGTATTAGGAGCAATGGTTGCTTCAATGTATTCACCAGTTTTTGGTTCAGAATTAATTAAATTAATTATCAATACTGATCCAAATAATATTACTTTTTTAGGAATTCCAATTCATAATCCAGCAAGTAACTGATTAACAGTTGGATTCCGTCCTGAAATGAATGAAAGTGGGCAATGAGTTTTTGGTTATGCTTCAGGAAATATTTTAGGAGCATTATTAACAGCAACAGCCTCAATTTGATTAGAACGTGGGGTTCGTAAGTTTATGCCTGGAGTTCTTGACACAATTGGAACACCAACCCTAGTTTTATTCGCATTATTAATCTTAAATATTTTTGTATTAATTCCTGTTTCAGGATATTTATACATGGGAGTAGCATGATTCTTTCTTCATCTCCATACAAATCCATTTGGAGCCTTCGTCCTAGCCGCAATTTTCTTAACTGCGGTCGCGTTTGGAATTCACCAAGGATTTGTCCCAATTTATGCAATGATGATTCAACAAACTGGTGTTAATGGATTATTCCCAATTTTAGCAATGGCTGGAATGGCTCAGTTTGGAACTGGAATCGCTTTATGATTATTAGCTGATAAAGGTAGTTTATTACGTCGTCAAATTCAAGGATCATTGATTCCAGCCTTTTTTGGAATTGGAGAACCAATGATTTATGGGGTAACTTTACCTCGTGTTCGTCCATTTATTACTTCATCAATTGGAGCTGGTTTTGCCGGATTCTTTATTGGCGCAATGTCAATGTGAGGAAACATTACTTTTGGTCTTAACGCAATGTTTGGGCCATCAGGAATTTTAGCAGCCTTTATGATGACAACTGATTCAGGAAATATTGTTTTAGCAGTAATTTTATACTTAATCGCTTGTGGAATATCAATTGCTGGGGGACTATTAGTAACCTTATTTGGATATTCACGAATTGTTAAAATTGGTGGTAAAGATATGAAAGAATTGTACAAAAAAAATGGTAAATATAAACTTTGACAACAAATTTTATGAACAACAGCCTTTTGTACAGTAGTTGGGATTTTTGTGTACTGAACAGTATCATATTATCAATTACCAAAAGCTGAACGCTTAAAAATTGCTAAAACAAAAGTAGAATAG
- a CDS encoding MurR/RpiR family transcriptional regulator translates to MTENDIIRKIKEISLNSDHRFSFIAKYIIQNLAIIPDITITEMAEYTYTSVATINRFTKYLDLDGYKELIHVIKYFNYNLTGEEFLLNEQNNNSFMIKGYHNTVKTLHDTFRLVIKQKESFDEIITLIKKSRKIVVFAVGGTYNVAKDFQEKLLRLGFNIFAVNDFHSGYFLAKQLSPDDLAIFISYSGETLDLIKLAKICQDNRTPVAVICKNANNSLAAIANNAITISSNESIERLISTTSRFALLFALDMLYSSLLTTDMEQYHHILENTIINKF, encoded by the coding sequence ATGACAGAAAATGATATTATTCGGAAAATCAAGGAAATTAGTTTAAACAGTGATCATCGCTTTTCATTTATTGCAAAGTATATTATTCAAAATCTAGCTATTATCCCTGATATTACAATTACCGAAATGGCAGAATATACTTATACTTCTGTTGCAACAATAAATCGTTTTACTAAATACCTTGATTTGGACGGCTACAAAGAATTAATTCATGTTATTAAATATTTTAATTATAATTTAACGGGAGAAGAGTTCCTCTTAAATGAACAAAATAATAATAGTTTTATGATTAAGGGATACCACAATACTGTTAAAACTTTACACGATACATTTCGTTTAGTGATTAAACAAAAAGAAAGTTTTGATGAGATAATTACCTTAATTAAAAAAAGTCGTAAAATTGTTGTTTTTGCCGTTGGGGGAACATATAACGTTGCTAAGGATTTTCAAGAAAAACTGTTGCGGTTAGGTTTTAATATTTTTGCTGTTAATGATTTTCATAGCGGTTATTTTCTGGCAAAACAATTATCGCCTGATGATTTAGCAATTTTTATTAGTTATTCAGGGGAAACGTTAGACTTAATTAAATTAGCAAAAATTTGCCAAGATAATAGAACCCCAGTTGCTGTTATTTGTAAAAATGCCAATAATAGTTTAGCGGCAATTGCTAATAACGCAATTACTATTTCAAGTAATGAATCAATTGAACGATTAATTTCGACAACAAGTCGTTTTGCCTTATTATTTGCATTAGATATGCTGTATTCAAGTTTATTAACAACTGATATGGAGCAATATCATCATATTTTAGAAAATACCATTATTAATAAATTTTAA
- a CDS encoding alpha/beta fold hydrolase has translation MEFKEWKQILRDKTELHMYEWKPKNLTSVKGVVQLVHGSCEHALRYQEFAEYLVEHHYIVIASDHRGHGKTALAKEDLGFFAEEDGWDKLIEDLNEVTTYIKKHYPELPIVMFGHSMGSFMVRHYAMLYGDNLAALVVCGTAHHKKGLLKFSAHLAEKHQAKYGPKAKDHFIYNLSYAPLNKKFQKEGKTGTEWLSSDLKVQDKFQRDPLAGQIFSTSAFKDMFNGLIFITDTKNIAKTPKKLPLLFIAGGDDPVGNFGKGVKKTFKLYKKHHHNDEMKLYPGARHEILNEKIKSEVMADILKFYDKHLPVKK, from the coding sequence ATGGAATTTAAAGAATGAAAACAAATTTTACGTGATAAAACAGAATTACATATGTATGAATGAAAACCAAAAAATTTAACTAGTGTTAAAGGGGTTGTTCAGTTAGTCCATGGTAGTTGTGAACATGCCTTACGATACCAAGAATTTGCTGAATACTTAGTAGAACATCATTATATTGTTATCGCAAGTGATCACCGTGGGCATGGTAAAACCGCTTTAGCAAAAGAAGATTTAGGATTTTTTGCAGAAGAAGATGGTTGAGATAAATTAATTGAAGATTTAAATGAAGTAACAACTTATATTAAAAAACATTATCCTGAACTACCAATTGTAATGTTTGGACACTCAATGGGATCATTTATGGTTCGTCATTATGCAATGTTGTATGGGGATAATTTAGCAGCTTTAGTAGTTTGCGGAACAGCCCATCATAAAAAAGGGTTACTAAAATTTTCAGCTCATTTAGCGGAAAAGCACCAAGCCAAATATGGGCCAAAAGCAAAAGACCACTTTATCTATAATTTATCTTATGCCCCATTAAATAAAAAATTCCAAAAAGAGGGTAAAACTGGGACAGAATGATTATCTTCTGATTTAAAAGTGCAAGATAAGTTTCAGCGTGATCCTTTGGCTGGACAAATTTTTTCAACAAGTGCTTTTAAAGATATGTTTAACGGTTTAATTTTTATTACCGATACAAAAAATATTGCTAAAACACCTAAAAAATTACCGCTATTATTTATTGCTGGAGGCGATGATCCGGTTGGTAACTTTGGGAAAGGTGTTAAAAAAACCTTTAAATTATATAAAAAACACCATCATAATGATGAAATGAAATTATATCCAGGGGCTCGTCACGAAATTTTAAATGAAAAAATTAAATCTGAAGTAATGGCTGATATTCTTAAATTCTATGATAAACATTTACCAGTTAAAAAATAA